One window of the Camelina sativa cultivar DH55 chromosome 1, Cs, whole genome shotgun sequence genome contains the following:
- the LOC104787522 gene encoding pre-rRNA-processing protein TSR2 homolog isoform X2, which produces MGAGGRTFDTAHVLSATWHEKHVRPIADDDSFLRRGIGELLSRWGGLQMAVKNQWGGHDSLKKSQELAHHLYLLFSQSNVVTVEEIENLLHESLLLSFNTEIEDGSIEEVAEQLMILHEEHLIGIH; this is translated from the exons ATGGGAGCCGGTGGAAGAACGTTCGATACTGCTCACGTGCTCTCCGCCACGTGGCATGAAAAGCACGTGCGTCCTATAGCCGACGACGACTCTTTCCTCCGGAGAGGCATCGGAGAGCTTCTTTCGCGGTGGGGCGGGCTTCAGATGGCCGTGAAGAATCAATGGGGAGGCCACGATTCTCTCAAGAAATCTCAAGAGCTTGCTCatcatctttatcttcttttctctcaatcAAATG TGGTTACGGTGGAAGAGATTGAGAATTTGCTACACGAAAGCTTGCTTCTTTCTTTCAATACAGAGATTGAAGATGGCAGCATTGAAGAG GTAGCAGAACAATTGATGATACTCCATGAAGAACATTTGATTGGGATTCATTAA
- the LOC104787522 gene encoding pre-rRNA-processing protein TSR2 homolog isoform X1, with amino-acid sequence MGAGGRTFDTAHVLSATWHEKHVRPIADDDSFLRRGIGELLSRWGGLQMAVKNQWGGHDSLKKSQELAHHLYLLFSQSNAVVTVEEIENLLHESLLLSFNTEIEDGSIEEVAEQLMILHEEHLIGIH; translated from the exons ATGGGAGCCGGTGGAAGAACGTTCGATACTGCTCACGTGCTCTCCGCCACGTGGCATGAAAAGCACGTGCGTCCTATAGCCGACGACGACTCTTTCCTCCGGAGAGGCATCGGAGAGCTTCTTTCGCGGTGGGGCGGGCTTCAGATGGCCGTGAAGAATCAATGGGGAGGCCACGATTCTCTCAAGAAATCTCAAGAGCTTGCTCatcatctttatcttcttttctctcaatcAAATG CAGTGGTTACGGTGGAAGAGATTGAGAATTTGCTACACGAAAGCTTGCTTCTTTCTTTCAATACAGAGATTGAAGATGGCAGCATTGAAGAG GTAGCAGAACAATTGATGATACTCCATGAAGAACATTTGATTGGGATTCATTAA
- the LOC104787522 gene encoding uncharacterized protein LOC104787522 isoform X3 translates to MGAGGRTFDTAHVLSATWHEKHVRPIADDDSFLRRGIGELLSRWGGLQMAVKNQWGGHDSLKKSQELAHHLYLLFSQSNAVVTVEEIENLLHESLLLSFNTEIEDGSIEENN, encoded by the exons ATGGGAGCCGGTGGAAGAACGTTCGATACTGCTCACGTGCTCTCCGCCACGTGGCATGAAAAGCACGTGCGTCCTATAGCCGACGACGACTCTTTCCTCCGGAGAGGCATCGGAGAGCTTCTTTCGCGGTGGGGCGGGCTTCAGATGGCCGTGAAGAATCAATGGGGAGGCCACGATTCTCTCAAGAAATCTCAAGAGCTTGCTCatcatctttatcttcttttctctcaatcAAATG CAGTGGTTACGGTGGAAGAGATTGAGAATTTGCTACACGAAAGCTTGCTTCTTTCTTTCAATACAGAGATTGAAGATGGCAGCATTGAAGAG AACAATTGA
- the LOC104787546 gene encoding uncharacterized protein LOC104787546 produces MSAPFYSPIDMQEIVQNPPGFDTQPVPISTYHDNQPVPLSTYRENDSDHLDPTQQEKDDFWENGFNREEAIEDPEPSQAKENGKRSVDNSSFTHGETDLNQLPAIPPVSTGQGLPYAPVDWPCPGDVWTWRVGRRVTATGYHQDRFLILPQKLQQKNVPKSFASKTTLARYVQSNFPDMDADAFFASFSWKIPALFQPANKVDAASLFEETPKEVQTEVGQNDENAQDVKKEGNSRYSQRKRKPMATQTYEPVEEKPKPTPRAGSNKKKKGATTPATGPQSSTKPKSSRQSARRATNQQRGGAVDLNFQNEEGEPATAPKTSNKRKKRGANYEEEDVSIPHIYVSPMNGVLAVSHSPIDVNPEEFDSYLNSLDNLMQQPPEEVGGDSSVLVNVSSPMREYEWAEARMKISSLLEKDFTTLFLSKDAAEIAALATKLRKDPNLSAEEIVRLKLMEEIPTFSEVYQENKGVIEDADRFFSALELNKAKVASLKYEYSDLKDKLGSIQGEVDTNAETIRQIDDQIAQLQARRSELKRYIGNKEKERVDLSYGQKMVANSIPKLVQEVQSANSKKPEWECRKDNALKREAEILSKFIPLKGFFL; encoded by the exons ATGTCTGCTCCTTTTTATTCTCCGATTGATATGCAAGAGATCGTTCAAAATCCTCCTGG GTTTGATACGCAGCCAGTCCCAATCAGTACTTACCATGACAATCAACCTGTCCCGCTTTCAACTTACCGTGAAAACGATTCTGATCATCTCGACCCCACTCAGCAAGAGAAAGATGACTTCTGGGAAAACGGTTTCAACAGGGAAGAGGCCATTGAAGATCCAGAGCCCTCTCAGGCAAAGGAGAATGGAAAGAGAAGCGTAGACAACAGCTCCTTCACTCATGGGGAAACCGATCTTAACCAGCTTCCAGCTATTCCCCCGGTTTCAACTGGTCAAGGTCTGCCATATGCTCCTGTTGATTGGCCATGCCCTGGTGATGTTTGGACTTGGAGAGTTGGAAGGAGAGTGACTGCTACTGGGTATCATCAGGATAGGTTTCTGATTCTCCCTCAAAAGCTTCAGCAAAAGAATGTCCCAAAGTCTTTCGCTAGCAAAACCACTCTTGCTCGTTATGTCCAATCGAATTTCCCAGACATGGATGCTGATGCATTCTTTGCATCTTTTAGCTGGAAGATTCCAGCACTCTTCCAACCTGCAAATAAag TTGATGCTGCGTCTCTTTTTGAGGAGACACCGAAGGAGGTACAGACCGAGGTTGGCCAGAATGATGAGAATGCTCAGGATgtgaaaaaagaaggaaactcTCGATACAGCCAAAGGAAGAGGAAACCAATGGCGACACAAACATATGAACCTGTTGAAGAGAAACCTAAACCAACTCCCCGAGCTGgcagcaacaagaagaagaaaggagccaCAACTCCTGCCACTGGACCGCAGTCCTCAACCAAACCGAAGTCATCTCGACAATCTGCAAGACGCGCCACGAACCAGCAGCGTGGTGGTGCTGTGGACTTGAACTTCCAGAACGAGGAGGGTGAACCTGCTACTGCACCAAAAACTAGtaacaagagaaagaaacgCGGAGCTAActacgaggaagaagatgttTCTATTCCTCATATCTATGTCTCTCCTATGAATGGTGTCCTCGCGGTCTCGCACTCGCCTATCGATGTTAACCCGGAGGAGTTTGACAGCTACCTGAACTCGCTTGATAACCTCATGCAACAGCCTCCAGAAGAGGTTGGGGGAGATTCTTCTGTTCTTGTTAATGTAAGCTCTCCAATGAGAGAATATGAATGGGCTGAAGCTCGAATGAAGATTTCATCTCTTCTGGAGAAGGATTTCACTACTTTGTTCCTCTCCAAGGACGCAGCAGAGATAGCAGCATTGGCAACTAAACTGAGGAAAGATCCAAACCTTTCCGCTGAAGAGATTGTGAGATTGAAGCTGATGGAAGAGATTCCAACGTTTAGCGAAGTGTACCAGGAGAACAAAGGGGTGATTGAAGATGCTGATAGGTTCTTTTCTGCGCTGGAGCTTAACAAAGCCAAGGTAGCATCACTTAAGTACGAATACAGCGACCTGAAGGACAAACTAGGGAGTATCCAGGGGGAAGTCGACACAAACGCTGAGACAATCCGCCAAATCGATGACCAAATCGCTCAGCTTCAAGCTAGACGGTCTGAGCTGAAGCGGTACATCGGGAACAAGGAGAAAGAAAGGGTTGATTTAAGCTACGGTCAGAAAATGGTAGCGAACTCGATCCCAAAACTCGTACAGGAAGTTCAATCAGCGAACTCAAAGAAGCCTGAATGGGAATGTAGGAAGGATAATGCTCTTAAGCGTGAAGCAGAGATCCTCTCTAAGTTCATCCCTCTCAAAGGCTTCTTCCTCTAA
- the LOC104787563 gene encoding uncharacterized protein LOC104787563, translating into MILIPIKKIRQVFSYLLLLSLIQSIDKPNPEAMRVHPIPRNINNTLIHHHRHNPTREPGKNLRRLPHIFNRVLELPLSSEADVSVEERQDCFRFVAETVGLCDGDGDMRAYMVEIHPGITKIVVRTNGSSSLGLSLDELELDVWRFRLPESTRPELVTVACIDGALIVTVPKNAEEDDDDDDGGGGDFGHSGRLVLVQ; encoded by the coding sequence atgattttgattCCCATAAAGAAGATTCGACAAGTTTTCTCATATCTCTTGTTGCTGAGTTTGATCCAATCGATCGACAAACCAAACCCAGAAGCCATGAGAGTCCACCCTATCCCTAGAAACATCAACAACACTTTGATCCATCATCACCGTCATAACCCGACCCGAGAACCCGGCAAGAATCTCCGGCGATTGCCGCATATCTTCAACCGTGTTCTGGAGCTTCCGTTAAGTTCAGAGGCAGATGTATCCGTAGAAGAGAGACAAGACTGTTTCAGATTCGTGGCGGAGACGGTAGGTCTCTGTGACGGCGATGGAGATATGAGGGCTTATATGGTTGAGATTCATCCCGGTATAACCAAAATCGTGGTGAGGACTAATGGGTCTTCGTCTTTGGGTTTGTCTTTAGACGAGTTAGAGCTTGACGTGTGGCGTTTTAGGTTACCGGAATCAACTAGGCCTGAGCTTGTTACTGTGGCTTGTATTGATGGTGCTTTGATTGTTACGGTACCTAAGAAcgcagaagaagatgatgatgatgatgatggtggtggcgGAGACTTTGGACATAGTGGAAGGCTAGTGCTTGTTCAGTGA